Proteins encoded together in one Streptomyces sp. NBC_01216 window:
- the glmS gene encoding glutamine--fructose-6-phosphate transaminase (isomerizing): MCGIVGYVGGQSALDVVIAGLKRLEYRGYDSAGVAVLSDGGLAAARKAGKLVNLEKELVDRPLPSGSTGIGHTRWATHGGPTDANAHPHLDNAGRVAVVHNGIIENFASLRAELEERGHVLRSETDTEVVAHLLAEEFSSCGDLAESMRLVCRRLDGAFTLVAVHADEPDVVVGARRNSPLVAGVGEDEFFLASDVAAFIAHTRSAIELGQDQVVRLSREGVTVTDFDGAPAEVRAYHVDWDASAAEKGGYDYFMLKEIAEQPKAVADTLLGRIDAGGRLRLDELRIPDAVLREADKVVIVACGTAFHAGLIAKYAIEHWTRIPCEVELASEFRYRDPILGARTLVVAISQSGETMDTLMALRHAREQGAMVLAICNTNGSTIPRESDAVLYTHAGPEVAVASTKAFLTQLVACYLVALYLGQVRGTKWGDEIRAVIQELSHSAEGVERVLETMEPVRALARSLAHKDTVLFLGRHVGYPVALEGALKLKELAYMHAEGFAAGELKHGPIALIEEDLPVVVVVPSPKGRSVLHDKMVSNIQEIRARGARTIVIAEEGDEAVVPYADHLIRVPATPTLLQPLVSTVPLQVFACELATARGNEVDQPRNLAKSVTVE, encoded by the coding sequence ATGTGCGGAATCGTGGGATACGTCGGCGGGCAGTCGGCGCTTGATGTGGTGATCGCGGGCCTGAAGAGGCTCGAATACCGGGGCTACGACTCGGCAGGTGTCGCGGTGCTCTCCGACGGGGGTCTCGCCGCGGCCAGGAAGGCGGGCAAGCTCGTCAACCTGGAGAAGGAGCTGGTGGACCGGCCGTTGCCGAGCGGCTCCACCGGCATCGGCCACACCCGCTGGGCCACCCACGGCGGGCCGACGGACGCGAACGCGCACCCGCATCTCGACAACGCGGGGCGCGTCGCGGTCGTCCACAACGGCATCATCGAGAACTTCGCGTCGCTGCGCGCCGAACTGGAGGAGCGCGGCCACGTTCTTCGTTCGGAGACGGACACGGAGGTCGTGGCCCACCTGCTGGCGGAGGAGTTCTCCTCCTGCGGTGACCTGGCCGAGTCGATGCGGCTGGTGTGCCGTCGCCTCGACGGGGCCTTCACCCTGGTCGCGGTGCACGCCGACGAGCCGGACGTGGTCGTCGGCGCGCGCCGCAACTCGCCGCTGGTGGCCGGTGTCGGCGAGGACGAGTTCTTCCTCGCCTCCGACGTTGCCGCGTTCATCGCCCACACCCGCTCGGCCATCGAACTCGGCCAGGACCAGGTGGTGCGGCTGTCCCGCGAGGGCGTGACCGTCACCGACTTCGACGGGGCACCCGCCGAGGTGCGGGCGTATCACGTGGACTGGGACGCCTCGGCCGCCGAGAAGGGCGGCTACGACTACTTCATGCTCAAGGAGATCGCCGAGCAGCCCAAGGCCGTAGCCGACACCCTCCTCGGCCGGATCGACGCCGGGGGACGCCTCAGGCTCGACGAGCTGCGCATCCCGGACGCGGTGCTGCGGGAAGCCGACAAGGTCGTGATCGTCGCCTGCGGCACCGCCTTCCACGCCGGCCTGATCGCGAAGTACGCGATCGAGCACTGGACCCGCATCCCCTGCGAGGTGGAGCTGGCCAGCGAGTTCCGCTACCGCGACCCGATCCTCGGCGCGCGCACCCTGGTCGTGGCGATCTCGCAGTCCGGGGAGACCATGGACACCCTGATGGCGCTGCGGCACGCGCGTGAGCAGGGCGCGATGGTGCTGGCCATCTGCAACACCAACGGTTCGACGATCCCGCGTGAGTCGGACGCCGTGCTCTACACGCACGCCGGGCCGGAGGTCGCCGTCGCGTCCACCAAGGCGTTCCTCACCCAACTGGTGGCCTGCTATCTCGTCGCGCTGTACCTCGGCCAGGTGCGCGGGACGAAGTGGGGTGACGAGATCCGTGCCGTGATCCAGGAGCTGTCCCACAGTGCCGAGGGAGTCGAGCGGGTCCTGGAGACGATGGAGCCGGTGCGCGCGCTGGCCCGCTCGCTCGCCCACAAGGACACGGTGCTCTTCCTCGGCCGGCACGTGGGCTACCCGGTGGCCCTGGAGGGCGCGCTGAAGCTCAAGGAACTGGCGTACATGCACGCCGAGGGCTTCGCCGCGGGAGAGCTCAAGCACGGGCCGATCGCGCTCATCGAGGAGGACCTGCCGGTCGTCGTGGTCGTGCCCTCGCCGAAGGGCCGGTCCGTGCTGCACGACAAGATGGTCTCCAACATCCAGGAGATCCGGGCGCGCGGCGCCCGCACGATCGTGATCGCCGAGGAGGGCGACGAGGCCGTCGTCCCGTACGCGGACCACCTGATCCGCGTCCCTGCGACGCCCACGCTCCTCCAGCCGCTGGTCTCGACCGTCCCGCTCCAGGTCTTCGCCTGCGAACTGGCGACGGCGCGCGGCAACGAGGTGGACCAGCCGAGGAACCTCGCGAAGTCAGTGACGGTGGAGTGA
- a CDS encoding DUF389 domain-containing protein: MLHLRMIVPPGRTDAVVTLIGETVGTTHLVVLPGAALDPAGDLVTCDVAREVGDELLHGLCRLGLEEDGSIAVENIDLSLSRRADAAEREAPGEAEDAVIWEQLAEATQEESTLTITYTAFMILATMIAACGVVLDNAMLIVGAMAVGPEFGPLTGVCTGVVQRSPRMAARSLSALVFGFAVAIMATTLFSLVMNELGLFQESMLNSPRPNTSFVWQPDSFSFVVALLAGVAGVLSLTSAKSGALVGVAISVTTVPAAANAAVALSYGDLGQMWGSTEQLLVNLGGIMFAGILTLMGWKLVWHAREGRMTRRPQSAPRDGG, encoded by the coding sequence ATGCTGCATCTGCGGATGATCGTCCCGCCCGGACGGACGGACGCCGTCGTCACCCTGATCGGCGAGACCGTGGGCACCACGCACCTGGTGGTGCTCCCCGGCGCCGCCCTCGACCCGGCCGGGGACCTGGTGACCTGCGACGTGGCGCGGGAGGTCGGGGACGAACTCCTGCACGGGCTGTGCCGGCTCGGCCTCGAGGAGGACGGCTCGATCGCGGTCGAGAACATCGACCTCTCCCTCTCCCGGCGCGCCGACGCGGCGGAACGGGAGGCGCCCGGCGAGGCCGAGGACGCCGTGATCTGGGAGCAGTTGGCAGAGGCGACACAGGAGGAGTCCACCCTCACCATCACCTACACCGCGTTCATGATCTTGGCGACCATGATCGCCGCCTGTGGTGTGGTGCTCGACAACGCGATGCTGATCGTCGGCGCGATGGCCGTCGGCCCGGAGTTCGGACCGCTCACCGGCGTGTGCACGGGCGTGGTGCAGCGTTCCCCCCGGATGGCCGCACGGTCGCTCAGCGCGCTCGTCTTCGGCTTCGCCGTGGCCATCATGGCGACGACCCTGTTCAGCCTGGTGATGAACGAACTCGGCCTGTTCCAGGAGAGCATGCTGAACAGCCCCCGCCCCAACACCAGCTTCGTCTGGCAGCCCGACTCCTTCTCGTTCGTCGTGGCGTTGCTCGCGGGCGTGGCCGGTGTCCTCTCCCTGACCTCCGCCAAGTCCGGGGCGCTGGTGGGCGTGGCGATCTCGGTGACCACGGTCCCGGCCGCCGCCAACGCGGCGGTGGCGCTGAGCTACGGCGACCTGGGCCAGATGTGGGGCTCCACCGAGCAGTTGCTGGTGAACCTGGGGGGCATCATGTTCGCCGGCATCCTCACCCTGATGGGCTGGAAGCTGGTGTGGCACGCCCGGGAGGGGCGGATGACGCGGCGCCCGCAGAGCGCGCCGCGGGACGGCGGCTGA
- the rpsI gene encoding 30S ribosomal protein S9, giving the protein MAETTVETPVEGIEGEETYAEVTTFESEVPVEGEYTTESLASRFGDPQPAAGLGRRKNAIARVRIVPGTGKWKINGRTLEDYFPNKVHQQEVNEPFKVLELDNRYDVVARISGGGVSGQAGALRLGVARALNEADVENNRPALKKAGFLSRDDRAVERKKAGLKKARKAPQYSKR; this is encoded by the coding sequence GTGGCCGAGACCACTGTTGAGACCCCCGTCGAGGGCATCGAGGGCGAGGAGACCTACGCCGAGGTCACCACCTTCGAGTCCGAGGTTCCCGTCGAGGGCGAGTACACCACCGAGTCCCTGGCGTCCCGCTTCGGTGACCCGCAGCCGGCCGCCGGCCTGGGTCGCCGCAAGAACGCCATCGCCCGCGTCCGGATCGTTCCGGGCACCGGCAAGTGGAAGATCAACGGGCGCACCCTCGAGGACTACTTCCCGAACAAGGTGCACCAGCAGGAAGTCAACGAGCCCTTCAAGGTGCTCGAGCTGGACAACCGCTACGACGTCGTCGCCCGCATCTCGGGTGGCGGAGTCTCCGGTCAGGCCGGGGCCCTGCGCCTCGGTGTGGCCCGTGCGCTGAACGAGGCGGATGTCGAGAACAACCGCCCGGCGCTGAAGAAGGCCGGCTTCCTCTCCCGCGACGACCGTGCGGTCGAGCGCAAGAAGGCCGGTCTCAAGAAGGCTCGCAAGGCCCCGCAGTACAGCAAGCGCTAA
- the glmM gene encoding phosphoglucosamine mutase, whose translation MGRLFGTDGVRGVANADLTAELALGLSVAAAHVLAEAGTFEGHRPTAVVGRDPRASGEFLEAAVVAGLASAGVDVLRVGVLPTPAVAYLTGVLGADLGVMLSASHNAMPDNGVKFFARGGHKLADELEDRIETVYDEHRTGAPWERPTGAGVGRVRDYDEGFDKYVAHLIAVLPNRLDGLKIVLDEAHGAAARVSPEAFSRAGAEVVTIGASPDGLNINDGCGSTHLALLKAAVVEHGADLGIAHDGDADRCLAVDAAGAEVDGDQILAVLALAMREAGTLRGDAVVGTVMSNLGFKLAMEREGLRLVETAVGDRYVLEAMKEHGYALGGEQSGHVIVLDHATTGDGTLTGLMLAARVAATGRSLAELAAVMDRLPQVLINVPDVDKSRVASSADLAAAVSEAERELGATGRVLLRPSGTEPLVRVMVEAADIEHACAVAGRLADAVKSALG comes from the coding sequence GTGGGACGACTCTTCGGCACGGACGGCGTGCGTGGTGTTGCCAACGCGGATCTGACGGCGGAGCTGGCGCTCGGCCTGTCGGTCGCCGCGGCGCATGTGCTCGCCGAGGCGGGAACTTTTGAAGGCCACCGGCCCACCGCCGTGGTCGGGCGGGACCCGCGTGCGTCGGGAGAGTTCCTGGAGGCCGCCGTGGTGGCCGGCCTCGCGAGCGCGGGAGTGGACGTCCTGCGGGTCGGCGTGCTGCCGACGCCGGCCGTGGCCTACCTCACCGGAGTGCTCGGCGCCGACCTCGGTGTGATGCTCTCCGCGAGTCACAACGCCATGCCCGACAACGGGGTGAAGTTCTTCGCCCGCGGCGGTCACAAGCTCGCCGACGAGCTCGAGGACCGGATCGAGACCGTGTACGACGAGCACCGCACCGGTGCTCCCTGGGAGCGGCCCACCGGCGCGGGCGTCGGCCGGGTCCGCGACTACGACGAGGGCTTCGACAAGTACGTCGCCCACCTCATCGCCGTCCTGCCGAACCGGCTCGACGGGCTGAAGATCGTCCTCGACGAGGCGCACGGCGCGGCGGCCCGGGTGTCCCCCGAGGCGTTCTCCCGGGCCGGTGCCGAGGTCGTCACCATCGGTGCCAGCCCGGACGGCCTCAACATCAACGACGGCTGCGGCTCCACCCACCTCGCACTGCTGAAGGCCGCGGTCGTCGAACACGGCGCGGACCTCGGCATCGCGCACGACGGGGACGCGGACCGCTGCCTCGCGGTCGACGCGGCCGGCGCGGAGGTCGACGGCGACCAGATCCTCGCCGTGCTCGCGCTCGCCATGCGGGAGGCGGGGACGCTGCGCGGCGACGCCGTCGTCGGCACCGTGATGTCCAACCTCGGCTTCAAACTGGCGATGGAGCGCGAGGGCCTCCGGCTGGTGGAGACGGCGGTCGGCGACCGCTACGTCCTGGAGGCCATGAAGGAGCACGGCTACGCGCTCGGCGGCGAGCAGTCCGGCCATGTGATCGTGCTCGACCACGCCACCACCGGCGACGGAACGCTGACCGGCCTGATGTTGGCCGCCCGGGTCGCGGCCACCGGCCGGTCGCTCGCCGAACTGGCCGCCGTGATGGACCGGCTGCCCCAGGTGCTCATCAATGTGCCGGACGTGGACAAGTCGCGGGTCGCCAGCTCGGCGGACCTGGCCGCGGCCGTCTCGGAGGCGGAGCGCGAACTGGGCGCCACCGGACGGGTCCTGCTGCGCCCCTCGGGTACCGAGCCGCTGGTCCGGGTCATGGTCGAGGCCGCCGACATCGAGCACGCCTGCGCGGTGGCCGGCCGCCTCGCCGACGCGGTGAAGTCCGCGCTCGGCTGA
- a CDS encoding holo-ACP synthase — translation MIIGVGIDVAEIDRFAASLERTPGLLRRLFVEREMLLPGGERRGPASLAVRFAAKEALAKALGAPAGLHWTDAEVYVEDSGQPRLRVRGTVAARAAELGVKHWHVSLSHDAGVASAVVIAEG, via the coding sequence ATGATCATCGGGGTGGGGATCGACGTGGCGGAGATCGACCGCTTCGCCGCGTCGCTGGAACGGACGCCGGGCTTGCTGAGACGCCTCTTCGTGGAGCGGGAGATGCTGCTGCCCGGCGGGGAGCGGCGGGGGCCCGCCTCGCTCGCGGTCCGCTTCGCGGCGAAGGAGGCGCTGGCGAAGGCGCTCGGCGCGCCGGCCGGTCTGCACTGGACGGACGCCGAGGTGTACGTGGAGGACAGCGGGCAGCCGCGGCTGCGGGTGCGCGGGACGGTGGCGGCGCGCGCCGCCGAACTCGGCGTGAAGCACTGGCACGTCTCGTTGAGCCATGACGCGGGCGTGGCCTCCGCGGTGGTGATCGCGGAAGGCTGA
- the rplM gene encoding 50S ribosomal protein L13 → MRTYSPKPGDVTRQWHIIDAQDIVLGRLATTAANLLRGKHKPIYAPHMDMGDFVIIINADKVHLSGNKKTQKMAYRHSGFPGGLRSVRYDELLAKSPEKAVEKAIKGMIPKNTLGRQMLSKLKVYAGENHPHAAQQPVPFEITQVAQ, encoded by the coding sequence GTGCGTACGTACAGCCCCAAGCCCGGCGATGTCACGCGCCAGTGGCACATCATCGACGCGCAGGACATCGTCCTGGGCCGTCTGGCGACTACGGCAGCGAACCTCCTCCGGGGCAAGCACAAGCCGATCTACGCCCCCCACATGGACATGGGCGACTTTGTCATCATCATCAACGCTGACAAGGTCCACCTGTCCGGCAACAAGAAGACCCAGAAGATGGCCTACCGCCACTCCGGCTTCCCGGGTGGTCTGCGCTCCGTCCGCTACGACGAGCTTCTGGCCAAGAGCCCCGAGAAGGCCGTCGAGAAGGCCATCAAGGGCATGATCCCCAAGAACACCCTGGGCCGTCAGATGCTCTCGAAGCTGAAGGTCTACGCGGGCGAGAACCACCCGCACGCTGCCCAGCAGCCGGTCCCGTTCGAGATCACCCAGGTCGCGCAGTAG
- a CDS encoding ATP-binding cassette domain-containing protein translates to MGHVEVAHLEYYLPDGRVLLADASFRVGEGAVVALVGANGAGKTTLLRMISGELQPHGGTVTVGGGLGVMPQFIGSQEAPSEPGAPRGNDERTVRDLLVSVARPRIRQAARAVDEAEHRIMTVDDEAAQMAYAQALSDWAEAQGYEAETVWDMCTMAALGVPYEKAQFREVRTLSGGEQKRLVLESLLRGTDEVLLLDEPDNYLDVPGKRWLEERLRETRKTVLFISHDRELLARAAQKIVAVEPGPAGSDVWVHGGGFGTFHAARRERFARFEELKRRWEEKHAQLKRLVVNLRQAAAVSHEMASRYAAAQTRLRKFEEAGPPPEPPREQDIRMRLRGGRTGVRAVTCENLELTGLMKPFSLEVFYGERVAVLGSNGSGKSHFLRLLAGDPTVAHTGLWKTGARVVPGHFAQTHAHPELRGRSLVDILWSEHAKDRGGAMSVLRRYELEGQGDQPFERLSGGQQARFQILLLELSGTTALLLDEPTDNLDLESAEALQDGLESYEGTVLAVTHDRWFAKTFDRYLVFGADGVVRETTEPVWDERRVERSR, encoded by the coding sequence GGGTGCTGCTCGCCGACGCCTCCTTCCGGGTCGGCGAGGGTGCGGTGGTCGCCCTGGTCGGCGCCAACGGCGCCGGGAAGACCACGTTGCTCCGGATGATCTCCGGTGAGCTGCAGCCGCACGGCGGCACCGTCACCGTCGGCGGCGGACTCGGTGTGATGCCCCAGTTCATCGGCTCGCAGGAGGCGCCGTCCGAGCCGGGTGCGCCGCGGGGGAACGACGAGCGTACGGTCCGGGACCTGCTGGTCTCCGTGGCCCGGCCCCGCATCCGGCAAGCGGCGCGGGCGGTCGACGAGGCCGAGCACCGGATCATGACCGTCGACGACGAGGCCGCGCAGATGGCGTACGCGCAGGCCCTCAGCGACTGGGCCGAGGCGCAGGGCTACGAGGCCGAGACCGTCTGGGACATGTGCACGATGGCGGCGCTCGGCGTCCCCTACGAGAAGGCGCAGTTCCGCGAGGTGCGCACGCTCAGCGGCGGCGAGCAGAAGCGGCTCGTCCTGGAGTCGCTGCTGCGCGGCACCGACGAGGTGCTGCTCCTCGACGAGCCCGACAACTATCTGGACGTCCCCGGCAAGCGATGGCTGGAGGAGCGGCTGCGGGAGACGCGCAAGACCGTGCTCTTCATCTCGCACGACCGGGAGCTGCTGGCGCGTGCCGCCCAGAAGATCGTGGCGGTCGAGCCGGGGCCCGCCGGTTCGGACGTGTGGGTCCACGGCGGTGGTTTCGGCACCTTCCACGCGGCGCGGCGGGAGCGCTTCGCGCGCTTCGAGGAGCTGAAGCGCCGCTGGGAGGAGAAGCACGCGCAGCTGAAGAGGCTGGTGGTCAACCTGCGGCAGGCCGCGGCGGTGAGCCACGAGATGGCGTCCCGGTACGCGGCGGCCCAGACCCGGCTGAGGAAGTTCGAGGAGGCGGGACCGCCACCGGAGCCGCCGCGCGAGCAGGACATCCGGATGCGGCTGCGCGGAGGACGTACCGGTGTCCGTGCCGTGACCTGCGAGAACCTTGAGCTGACCGGGCTGATGAAGCCCTTCTCGCTGGAGGTCTTCTACGGTGAGCGGGTGGCGGTGCTCGGGTCGAACGGCTCCGGGAAGTCGCATTTCCTCCGGCTCCTCGCGGGCGATCCGACGGTCGCGCACACGGGCCTGTGGAAGACCGGCGCGCGGGTCGTCCCGGGCCATTTCGCCCAGACCCACGCGCACCCCGAACTCCGCGGCCGTTCGCTGGTGGACATCCTGTGGTCGGAGCACGCGAAGGACCGGGGCGGGGCGATGTCGGTCCTGCGGCGCTACGAGCTGGAGGGGCAGGGCGACCAGCCTTTCGAGCGGCTCTCCGGCGGCCAGCAGGCCCGCTTCCAGATCCTTCTCCTGGAGCTCTCCGGCACGACGGCGCTGCTCCTCGACGAGCCGACCGACAACCTGGACCTGGAGTCGGCGGAGGCGCTCCAGGACGGTCTGGAGTCCTACGAGGGCACCGTCCTCGCGGTCACCCACGACCGCTGGTTCGCGAAGACCTTCGACCGCTACCTGGTCTTCGGCGCGGACGGCGTCGTCCGTGAGACGACGGAGCCGGTCTGGGACGAGCGCCGGGTGGAGCGGTCCCGCTGA
- the coaA gene encoding type I pantothenate kinase, with protein MITSPPRGPNARGNGGNHRRAEATPYVDLTRDEWSALRDKTPLPLTADEVERLRGLGDVIDLDEVRDVYLPLSRLLNLYVQATSGLRGALNTFLGERGEQRGTPFVIGVAGSVAVGKSTVARLLQALLARWPEHPRVELVTTDGFLYPMEELKARGLMSRKGFPESYDRRALTRFVADIKAGKDEVSAPVYSHLIYDIVPGERLVVRRPDILIVEGLNVLQPALPGQDGRTRVGLADYFDFSVYVDARPEDIELWYLNRFRRLRETAFQNPFSYFQKYTQVSEEEALEYARTMWRTINKVNLLENVAPTRGRATLVVRKGPDHKVQRLSLRKL; from the coding sequence GTGATCACTTCGCCGCCACGAGGTCCGAACGCCAGAGGGAACGGCGGCAACCACCGCCGGGCCGAGGCCACGCCGTACGTCGATCTCACCCGGGACGAGTGGAGCGCCCTACGGGACAAGACCCCGCTGCCGTTGACCGCCGACGAGGTCGAGCGGCTGCGCGGTCTCGGCGACGTCATCGACCTCGACGAGGTCCGGGACGTCTACCTGCCGCTCTCCCGCCTGCTCAACCTGTACGTCCAGGCGACCAGCGGACTGCGCGGCGCCCTGAACACCTTCCTCGGAGAGCGGGGCGAACAGCGCGGCACACCCTTCGTGATAGGCGTCGCCGGCTCCGTCGCCGTCGGCAAGTCGACCGTGGCCCGGCTGCTGCAGGCACTGCTCGCCCGCTGGCCGGAGCACCCGAGGGTGGAGCTCGTCACGACCGACGGCTTCCTCTACCCCATGGAGGAGCTCAAGGCGCGCGGACTCATGTCCCGCAAGGGCTTCCCCGAGTCCTACGACCGGCGGGCGCTGACCCGGTTCGTCGCCGACATCAAGGCGGGGAAGGACGAGGTCAGCGCCCCGGTGTACTCCCACCTCATCTACGACATCGTCCCCGGCGAGCGTCTGGTGGTGCGCCGGCCCGACATCCTGATCGTCGAGGGCCTCAACGTCCTGCAGCCGGCCCTGCCCGGTCAGGACGGCCGGACCCGCGTGGGTCTCGCCGACTACTTCGACTTCTCGGTCTACGTGGACGCGCGGCCCGAGGACATCGAACTCTGGTACCTCAACCGCTTCCGCAGGCTGCGCGAGACCGCCTTCCAGAACCCCTTCTCGTACTTCCAGAAGTACACCCAGGTCTCCGAGGAGGAGGCCCTGGAGTACGCCCGCACGATGTGGCGGACCATCAACAAGGTGAACCTGCTGGAGAACGTGGCGCCGACGCGCGGCCGGGCGACCCTGGTCGTCCGCAAGGGGCCGGACCACAAGGTGCAGCGCCTCTCCCTGCGCAAGCTCTGA